The genomic region CGTACACGCTCATCAAAGCGCCTTTCGATGGCATCATCGACCGAATTCCGCTGAAAACGGGTAGCCTCGTCGACAACGGCACGCTGCTCACTAGCGTGTCGGACCAGGGGGCCGTGTATGCCTACTTCAACGTGGCCGAGAATGAGTACCTGGAGTACGCCAAAGCCCGCCAGCGCAATACGCGTACCTCCAGCGACTCCGTAACGCTGCTACTGGCCGACGGTACGACCTACCGCCACGGCGGCCGCATCGAAACGCTGGAGGGCGAGTTTGAGGAAACCACCGGCTCCATTGCGTTCCGGGCGCGCTTCCCCAACCCCGAAGGGCTGCTCAAACACAACGCCAGCGGCCGGGTACGCCTCCAAAACGCCGTGAAAGATGCCCTGCTAGTGCCCCAGCGGGCCGTGTTCGAGACCCAGGACAAAAACTACGTGTTTGTGGTAGGACCAAACAGCAAAATCAGGCAGCAAGCCTTCACGCCCCAGGCGCGCCTGTCGGACTTCTACATTGTGAAGGCGGGCCTGAAGCCCGGTGAGCGGATTGTGTACGAAGGCGTGCAGGACCTACGCGACGGCAACACCATTCAGGCCCAGCCCGTGGCCATGAAAACGCTGCTGGCCGAAGCCCCATAGTTAGAACGAATTACCCTCTTTCTTAAGGAGGATGCCCGCAGGGCGGGGTGGTAAACGCCGTTTAACGAGGCTACCTGTTTGGCTTTTCTAGTCTCTAGTTATCTAGTTCTAGCATTGTCCTGACGTTTTTACCACTCCGACCTTCAGCCACCCCTCTTTAAAAAAGGAGGGGAACTAGCCTAGCTTTTTAGCCCTAGCTTCTAGCCTCCCTTCCCCACTACCTCACCTAAGCATTCCTACCCTCCCTTATGTTCGATATATTCATTCGCCGGCCGGTACTGTCGCTGGTTATTTCGTTGGTTATCGTGTTTCTGGGCTTGCTAGCCCTGATTCAGCTACCCATCACGCAGTTTCCCGACATCGTGCCGCCGTCGGTGACCGTAACAGCGCGCTACACTGGCGCCAACGCGGAGGTATGTACCAAAGCCGTGGCCACGCCTCTGGAGCGTGCCATCAACGGGGTGCCGGGCATGTCCTACCTCACCTCGGTGAGTACCAACAGCGGCATCACACTTATCACCGTGTTCTTCCAGGTAGGCACCGACCCCGACCTGGCGGCCGTGAACGTGCAGAACCGCGTGCAGACCGTAATCGACGAGCTGCCGGAAGAAGTAATTAAGGCCGGTGTAAGCACCGAGAAAGAGGTGAACAGTATGCTGCTCTACCTCAATATTATGAGCGATGACAAGTCGGTGGGGGAGAAGTTTATTTACAACTTCGCCGATATCAACGTGTTGCAGGAGCTGAAGCGGATTGACGGGGTAGGCTTCGCCGAAATCATGGGCTCGCGCGAGTACTCCATGCGCGTGTGGCTGCAACCCGACCGCATGGTGGCCCTGAATGTGTCGGCCGACGAGGTGATTGAGGCCATCCGGGCGCAGAACGTGGAGGCGGCCCCCGGCAAATCGGGCGAAAGCTCGGGCGGCGCCGATCAGGAATTGCAGTACGTGCTGCGCTACACGGGCAAGCTATTCGAGCCCAAGCAGTACGAAAACATTGTGGTGCGTGCTACCCCCGATGGCTCGGTGCTGCGCCTCAAAGACGTGGCCCGCATCGAGTTCGGCTCCCTCAACTACAGCATGACCTCCAAGATTGACGGGCGGCCCTCGGCGGCCATCATGCTCAAGCAGCGCCCCGGCTCCAACGCCTCGGAGGTAATTGCAAACGTGAAAAAGCGCATGGCCGAGCTGAAAGGCACGAGCTTCCCGCCCGGCATGACCTACAACATTGCCTACGACGTGTCGCGCTTCCTCGATGCCAGTATCCATGAGGTGATGCGCACGCTGGTGGAGGCCTTTGTGCTGGTGTTCCTGGTGGTGTTCATTTTCCTGCAAGACTGGCGCTCTACCCTGATTTCGGCGCTGGCCGTGCCGGTGGCCCTAGTGGGTACGCTGTTCTTCATGCAACTGCTGGACTTTAGTATCAACCTGCTCACGCTCTTCGCGCTGGTGCTGGCCATTGGTATTGTGGTCGACAACGCCATTGTGGTGGTGGAAGCCGTGCACGTGAAGATGACTGAGGACCACCTGAGCCCCAAGGAAGCCACGTTTGCGGCCATGCGCGAGATTGGCGGCGCCATTATCGCCATCACGCTGGTGATGTCGGCGGTGTTCGTGCCAGTGTCCTTTATGGATGGTCCGGTGGGCGTGTTCTACCGACAGTTCTCGCTTACGCTGGCGTTTTCTATTGTGATTTCGGGTATCAACGCCCTCACGCTCACCCCCGCGCTGTGCGCGCTGCTGCTGCGCCATGCGCCAGAAGGTGAGCAGAAAGGTCTACTGGGCCGCTTCTTTGGCGGATTCAACCGCTACTACGAGGGCCTGGCCCTGCGCTACCAACGGCTGGTGCGCGTGGTGGCCAACCGCCGCGTGGTGACTATCGGGCTGATGCTGGTATTCTTTGTGGCTACCTACGGCATCACCACCATCCTACCCACCGGCTTCATCCCAACTGAAGACCAGGGCATGATTTACGTGAACGTGACCACGCCGCCCGGCGCCACCGTAGAGCGTACCGAGAAGGTGCTCGACGAAGTACAGCGCATTGCCGAAAAGCTGGGACCGGTGGAATCGGTATCGACGCTGGCTGGGTACAGCCTGACTACGGAAGTGGCCGGTGCCTCTTACGGCATGGGCATGATCAACCTGAAAGCCTGGGACGAGCGTGAGGAGTCTGTACAGGACCTGATTGCCCAGCTAGAGGAGAAAACGCGCTACCTAAAAGACGCCGATATTCAGTTCCTACCCCCGCCCACGGTGCCGGGCTTCGGTAACTCCAGCGGCTTCGAGCTACGCCTACTCGACCGTACCGGCCGAGGCGACCTGCAACAGACTGCGCAGGTTTCGAACGATTTTATTGCAGCGCTGGAGAAAACGCCCGCTGTGGGCTCGGCCTTCACCAGCTTCGACGCTAGTTTCCCGCAGTACCTCATCCATGTAGACCAGGAGCAAGCCGCTAAAAAGGGTGTGACTATCGACAAGGCCATGAGCACGCTGCAAACCCTAATGGGTTCGTTCTACGCCTCCAACTTCATCCGCTTCGGGCAGATGTACAAGGTGATGGTGCAGGCCGCGCCCAACTTCCGCACCAAGCCCGAAGATGTGCTGAAGATGTACGTGAAAAACGACCGAGGCGAGATGGTGCCCTACTCCACCTTTGTGCGCTTGGAGCGCGTGTACGGCCCCGAGCAGCTTACGCGTTACAACATGTACACCTCGGCCATGCTGAACGGCGACGCCGCCAACGGCTTCTCCTCAGGCGACGTGATTAACACCGTGGCGCAGGTAGCCGCCAAAGAGCTGCCCCGTGGCTACAGCTACGAGTGGTCGGGCATGACGCGCGAGCAGGTGCTGTCCGGCGACCAAGCCCTGTACGTGTTTGCGGTGGTGCTCTTGTTTGTGTACCTGCTGCTGGCTGCCCAGTACGAGAGTTTCCTGCTACCGCTGCCGGTTATTCTGAGCTTGCCGGCTGGTATTTTCGGAGCGTTTCTGTTCCTGAAGCTGCTGGGGCTGGAAAACAATATCTACGCCCAGGTGTCGCTGGTAATGCTGATTGGCCTGCTGGGTAAAAACGCCATCCTTATTATTGAGTTTGCGGTGCTGCGCCGCAAGCAGGGTGCCTCCGTGCTGGATGCGGCTGTGGAGGGTGGCTACTCCCGCCTGCGCCCCATCCTGATGACCTCCTTCGCCTTCATTGCCGGCCTGCTGCCGCTCACCATTGCCACTGGCGCCGGTGCGCTCGGCAACCGCAGCATCGGTACGGCCGCGGCAGGTGGTATGCTCATCGGTACCGTGGTAGGGGTTATCCTGATTCCGGGCCTGTATGTGCTGTTTTCGCGGGACAAGAAAGAGCCGGTAGAGGAAGAGGAAAGCCCTGTGGAGCCCGTAGCCGAGGAAACCGCCCACGCCATTGCTTAATGCTTTGAGAAGCTAGAACGAATTCCCCTCCTTTTTTAAGGAGGGGAGCTAGCCCTAGCCTTAGCTGCTAGCTTCTAACAACCAAACCATACGCCCAGCAGAAGAACGCCCCTGCCGCCGCCTTCTCTCCTGATACTTACATGAATCCTTCTTCTATGACCCGCCGTTTCCTACCCCTGGCTGCTAGTCTGGCGCTGTTGCTGGCCGGTAGCTGCCGCTCGGTAGGCCCGGTGACGCTGCCCCGCGCTACCCCCATCCCCAACACCTTCGGTAGCGTAACAGACACTGCCACCGTCACCGATACGGTGAGCATGGCCAACCAGCAGTGGCAGCAATTTTTCACTGACCCCAACCTGGTGGCGCTGCTCGACACGGCTATGCGCTCCAATCCGGACCTGGGCATTGCCATGCAACGGGTAGAGGCGGCCCGCGCCAATGTGTTTATTGCCCGCGGGGCGCTGTTGCCGGCCGTTACGGGCGTGGCCTCGGCGGGAGTAGAGCGCTACGGCAAATACACCCTCAACGGCACCGGCAACTACGACACCAACCTGTCGCCCAACATCGACGGCCGCCGCCTCATCCCAAACCCTACCCCCGATTTCTTTCTGGGCTTGCGTAGTGCCTGGGAGCTGGATATCTGGGGTAAGTTGCGCAACCGCCGCCGTGCTGCCTTCCTGCGCGTGCTGGCCACTGAAAAAGGTCGCCAGTTTGTGCAAACGGCCCTGGTGGCCGAAGTAGCCCGCCTCTACTACACTCTGCTGGCCCTTGATAACGAGCTGGTGGTATTGGGTAAAAACCGGGCGTTGCAGGAGCGGGCCGTGGAAATTGTGAAAATTCAGAAAGCTGGCGGGCGTGCTACGGAGTTGGCCGTGCAGCAGTTCATTGCCCAGCTACTGCGCACGCAAAGCCTGCAATATGAGGCTCAACAACGCGTAGTAGCCGCCGAAAATGAGCTGAATCGCCTGCTGGGGCGCTACCCCCAGACCATTACCCGTGGCGAGCCTATTGGCGTGCAGCCCCTACCCTCCAGCGTGGCCACGGGCGTGCCCGCCATCATGCTCCTGCGCCGCCCCGATGTGCAGCAGGCCGAGCTGGAGCTAACGGCTGCCAAGGCCGACGTGGCCGCCGCCCGCGCAGCCTTCCTACCCTCGCTGGTGCTCACGCCCTACGTAGGCTTCAACTCGTACCGAACGGCCGTGCTGCTGAATCCTAGTTCCCTGGCCTACGGGCTGCTGGGTGGCCTTACCGGGCCGGTGCTCAACCGCGCCCCCCTGCGCGCCGACTACGCCCGCAGTGCCGCCGAGCAGCGCACCGCCTACTACGAGTACCAGAAAGCCGTGCAAACCGGCTTCGAGGAGGTCGTAACCAACCTGAAAGGCATCCAGAACTACCAGCGCATGTATGAGCTACAGCAGCAGGAAGTGGAAGCCCTGAACAAGGCCGTCGACATCTCCAACGACCTCTACGGTGTGAACTATTCATCTTACTTAGAAGTAATTACGGCCCAGCGTAACGTACTGGAGGCCGAGCTGAACCTCACCAACACCCGCCGCGAGCAGTTCCTGCTCCTCATCGACCTCTACCGCGCCCTGGGTGGCGGCTGGGAGTAGGGAGTGACTAGGTGCGAGGGTAAAAAATGCCTGTCCTCCTGAGCAGCGCGAAGGACCTTATTACGCATGAACGACAGACGTACCAACGACTCGTTCTCGCGTAATAAGGTCCTTCGCGCTGCTCAGGAGGACAGGCATTTTTTACCCTCGCACCTTCCTACCTTTGTACCTTATTACTCAACAAAACTGCTTTTCAATGACGACTGCCGTACCACTAGGTCGCCGGCAATGACGAAGGTGCGGGGCTGAAAATTTTCTTTCAGCTGCATCTGCTCCAGGAACAGTCGCGCCGCCTGCTGGCCGATACGGTAGGGGTGGAGGTCGATGGTGGTGAGGCCCGGCTCAATGAGCGCCGCCAGAAACTCGTCGCCGAAGCCCACAATAGCCACGTCCTGCGGCA from Hymenobacter aerilatus harbors:
- a CDS encoding efflux RND transporter periplasmic adaptor subunit; amino-acid sequence: MSLSDSSLRQFCWFVLPLAAAMLGSCSEKSQADTTKSEVPKVPVVQLAPRDTILHHDYVADIEAVRNVDVRARVPGFLEHIYVDEGQVVKKGQPLFRINASEYKERVASSAAAVRNAQAQEQVAELELNRVQMLVKKNIIASSELDVAQAKLRAAQSTVQEARATRANASLNLSYTLIKAPFDGIIDRIPLKTGSLVDNGTLLTSVSDQGAVYAYFNVAENEYLEYAKARQRNTRTSSDSVTLLLADGTTYRHGGRIETLEGEFEETTGSIAFRARFPNPEGLLKHNASGRVRLQNAVKDALLVPQRAVFETQDKNYVFVVGPNSKIRQQAFTPQARLSDFYIVKAGLKPGERIVYEGVQDLRDGNTIQAQPVAMKTLLAEAP
- a CDS encoding efflux RND transporter permease subunit — protein: MFDIFIRRPVLSLVISLVIVFLGLLALIQLPITQFPDIVPPSVTVTARYTGANAEVCTKAVATPLERAINGVPGMSYLTSVSTNSGITLITVFFQVGTDPDLAAVNVQNRVQTVIDELPEEVIKAGVSTEKEVNSMLLYLNIMSDDKSVGEKFIYNFADINVLQELKRIDGVGFAEIMGSREYSMRVWLQPDRMVALNVSADEVIEAIRAQNVEAAPGKSGESSGGADQELQYVLRYTGKLFEPKQYENIVVRATPDGSVLRLKDVARIEFGSLNYSMTSKIDGRPSAAIMLKQRPGSNASEVIANVKKRMAELKGTSFPPGMTYNIAYDVSRFLDASIHEVMRTLVEAFVLVFLVVFIFLQDWRSTLISALAVPVALVGTLFFMQLLDFSINLLTLFALVLAIGIVVDNAIVVVEAVHVKMTEDHLSPKEATFAAMREIGGAIIAITLVMSAVFVPVSFMDGPVGVFYRQFSLTLAFSIVISGINALTLTPALCALLLRHAPEGEQKGLLGRFFGGFNRYYEGLALRYQRLVRVVANRRVVTIGLMLVFFVATYGITTILPTGFIPTEDQGMIYVNVTTPPGATVERTEKVLDEVQRIAEKLGPVESVSTLAGYSLTTEVAGASYGMGMINLKAWDEREESVQDLIAQLEEKTRYLKDADIQFLPPPTVPGFGNSSGFELRLLDRTGRGDLQQTAQVSNDFIAALEKTPAVGSAFTSFDASFPQYLIHVDQEQAAKKGVTIDKAMSTLQTLMGSFYASNFIRFGQMYKVMVQAAPNFRTKPEDVLKMYVKNDRGEMVPYSTFVRLERVYGPEQLTRYNMYTSAMLNGDAANGFSSGDVINTVAQVAAKELPRGYSYEWSGMTREQVLSGDQALYVFAVVLLFVYLLLAAQYESFLLPLPVILSLPAGIFGAFLFLKLLGLENNIYAQVSLVMLIGLLGKNAILIIEFAVLRRKQGASVLDAAVEGGYSRLRPILMTSFAFIAGLLPLTIATGAGALGNRSIGTAAAGGMLIGTVVGVILIPGLYVLFSRDKKEPVEEEESPVEPVAEETAHAIA
- a CDS encoding TolC family protein, with the protein product MTRRFLPLAASLALLLAGSCRSVGPVTLPRATPIPNTFGSVTDTATVTDTVSMANQQWQQFFTDPNLVALLDTAMRSNPDLGIAMQRVEAARANVFIARGALLPAVTGVASAGVERYGKYTLNGTGNYDTNLSPNIDGRRLIPNPTPDFFLGLRSAWELDIWGKLRNRRRAAFLRVLATEKGRQFVQTALVAEVARLYYTLLALDNELVVLGKNRALQERAVEIVKIQKAGGRATELAVQQFIAQLLRTQSLQYEAQQRVVAAENELNRLLGRYPQTITRGEPIGVQPLPSSVATGVPAIMLLRRPDVQQAELELTAAKADVAAARAAFLPSLVLTPYVGFNSYRTAVLLNPSSLAYGLLGGLTGPVLNRAPLRADYARSAAEQRTAYYEYQKAVQTGFEEVVTNLKGIQNYQRMYELQQQEVEALNKAVDISNDLYGVNYSSYLEVITAQRNVLEAELNLTNTRREQFLLLIDLYRALGGGWE